CAACTTGAAAGCATTGAATTTGTGTTACCAAATATACCCAATGCAGATGTGCCCGTTGGTGAAGATGAAGAAGCCAATGTTGAGAATAGACGTTGGGGACAACCGACTCAATTTGATTTTGAGCCACTTAATCACTGGGATATTGCAGAAAAACTTGATATTTTAGATTTTGAACGGGGTGCAAAAGTTGCTGGCAGTCGCTTTGTCTATTATAAAGGCTTAGGTGCGCGTTTAGAACGTGCTTTATATAACTTTATGTTGGATAGACATACCCAAAATCATGGGTATACGGAAATGCTACCGCCTTATATTGTCAATGACCAAGCAATGTTTGGAACAGGTCAATATCCTAAGTTCAAAGAGGATGCTTTCCAATTAACAGACGAACGTCATTTTTCATTAATCCCAACGGCTGAAGTTCCATTAACCAATTATTATGCTGATGAAATACTTAATCATGAAGATTTACCGATTAAATTTACTGCTCTGTCACCGTCATTTCGTTCTGAAGCTGGAAGTGCTGGACGGGATACTCGTGGTCTTATTCGCTTACATCAATTTAATAAAGTTGAAATGGTGAAGTTTGCCCATCCAGACCACTCATATGAAGAACTGGAACTAATGACGCAAGATGCAGAGGATATTTTACAAGCTTTAGAATTGCCTTATCGCGTCATCACCTTATCGACTGGAGATATGGGCTTATCAGCTGCAAAAACCTATGATTTGGAAGTATGGGTACCTGGGCAAAATACCTATCGTGAAATCTCTTCTTGTTCTAACTGTGAAGCTTTTCAAGCTAGACGAGCCAAAATTCGTTTCAGAAACGAAGAAGGTAAAACAGAATATGTTCATACATTAAATGGTTCTGGTTTAGCTGTAGGACGAACGGTTGTCGCTGTTTTAGAAAATTATCAACAGGCTGATGGGAGTGTAAAAATACCAACGGTCTTAGTTCCGTACATGAATGGTGTGACAGAAATTAAATCACCGG
This window of the Fundicoccus culcitae genome carries:
- the serS gene encoding serine--tRNA ligase — its product is MLDRKLLRDEFEKTADILATRGVKRETLDEYRQLDQERRDLILKTEQAKQYRNTTSQEIAQLKRNKENADAKIQEMQTVGDTIAQLDKELAQVTEQLESIEFVLPNIPNADVPVGEDEEANVENRRWGQPTQFDFEPLNHWDIAEKLDILDFERGAKVAGSRFVYYKGLGARLERALYNFMLDRHTQNHGYTEMLPPYIVNDQAMFGTGQYPKFKEDAFQLTDERHFSLIPTAEVPLTNYYADEILNHEDLPIKFTALSPSFRSEAGSAGRDTRGLIRLHQFNKVEMVKFAHPDHSYEELELMTQDAEDILQALELPYRVITLSTGDMGLSAAKTYDLEVWVPGQNTYREISSCSNCEAFQARRAKIRFRNEEGKTEYVHTLNGSGLAVGRTVVAVLENYQQADGSVKIPTVLVPYMNGVTEIKSPENN